The following coding sequences are from one Xiphias gladius isolate SHS-SW01 ecotype Sanya breed wild chromosome 14, ASM1685928v1, whole genome shotgun sequence window:
- the snap47 gene encoding synaptosomal-associated protein 47, with product MSRDVPIHCWPGSYYINSEKRWENGILSLTRTTVRFVSNQSKEGLASLHLSRIMEIKMESSSFIFSTLTVLEEGNVKHWFGSLKPNRVVVYNVLEHFWRERLLSPGSEARGAESQPSKGRELISLVAGAQRRLEDTGRVLSHQGEQFDNMMQGLEKIDSDLGVADKLLSELECPSWWPFGKLPWKTQQEAKAEDSARAAASAAASGGRGSGRNKVITSIPAVVSKGGDSDLKPGCLLVLVSSLEVRDTNCQLLHRFERNEIDEIRVRSPYEITVRQRFIGKPDICYRFLSAKMPAAMSVLEMQYKKKVEFTNEYTAFKATPVSSPCDTEGINSSEGLLQRFQETELPLEVPAGELSQLQVHVLQPSVSQAEAQELKQMLMQLKNLALEAETELERHDEVLDVLTSSTDRATMHIEKHTCRMKRLL from the exons ATGAGCCGGGACGTTCCTATCCACTGCTGGCCCGGCTCCTATTACATCAACAGTGAGAAGCGGTGGGAAAATGGCATCCTGTCCCTCACCAGGACCACGGTGCGCTTTGTCTCTAACCAGAGCAAGGAGGGTCTCGCCAGCCTCCACCTCTCCCGTATCATGGAGATCAAGATGGAGTCGTCCAGTTTCATCTTCAGCACTCTCACAGTGCTTGAAGAGGGCAACGTGAAACACTGGTTTGGTTCCCTTAAGCCCAACAGGGTGGTGGTCTATAATGTGTTGGAACATTTCTGGAGAGAACGCCTCCTGTCCCCCGGCTCAGAGGCCCGCGGGGCTGAGTCTCAGCCCTCTAAAGGCAGAGAGCTGATCAGTCTAGtggcaggggcccagagaagACTGGAGGACACTGGCAGAGTCCTCAGCCACCAAGGAGAGCAGTTTGATAACATGATGCAGGGACTGGAGAAGATTGACTCTGACCTGGGTGTTGCTGATAA ACTTCTATCCGAGCTGGAGTGTCCCTCCTGGTGGCCTTTTGGTAAACTCCCCTGGAAGACTCAGCAGGAAGCCAAGGCTGAGGATTCTGCAAGAGCTGCAGCTTCCGCCGCTGCTTCAGGTGGTAGGGGGTCCGGTAGAAATAAGGTGATCACAAGCATCCCAGCTGTAGTGTCCAAAGGTGGAGACTCCGACTTGAAACCGGGATGCTTGTTGGTGCTGGTGTCCTCATTGGAGGTGCGAGACACAAACTGCCAGCTCCTTCATCGCTTTGAACGAAATGAAATTGATGAAATCAGGGTGCGGAGTCCATATGAGATTACTGTCAGACAGCGGTTTATTGGAAAGCCAGACATATGCTACAGATTCCTGTCTGCCAAGATGCCAGCGGCGATGTCTGTCTTAGAGATGCAGTACAAAAAAAAGGTGGAGTTCACGAACGAATACACTGCTTTCAAAGCAACTCCAGTTTCATCTCCCTGTGACACAGAAGGGATAAACTCGAGTGAAG GTTTGTTGCAGAGGTTCCAAGAGACCGAACTCCCACTGGAGGTCCCAGCGGGAGAGCTGTCCCAGTTGCAGGTGCATGTCCTCCAGCCATCTGTCAGTCAGGCTGAGGCCCAGGAACTTAAACAG atgCTGATGCAGCTGAAGAACCTTGCCCTGGAGGCAGAGACGGAGCTGGAACGGCACGATGAAGTTCTGGATGTCCTGACCAGCTCCACGGACCGAGCCACCATGCACATAGAGAAGCACACCTGCCGTATGAAAAGACTGCTGTAG